The genome window CCTACTGGCCTAGTAGACCCCGAAGTCATTGTGCGTCCTACACGAGGGCAAATTGATGACCTGATTGGAGAGATTCGCAAACGCGTCGCTCGAGGAGAGCGCGTGCTGGTAACCACCCTCACTAAACGCATGGCCGAAGATCTCACCCAGTATCTTGAAGACCTCAACATCAAGGTGAACTACCTTCACTCCGACATCAAAACGTTGGAGCGCAACGAGATATTACGGAATCTTCGTCTCGGTGTGCACGATGTGGTGGTGGGCATTAACCTACTTCGGGAAGGCCTCGACCTCCCCGAAGTCTCTCTAGTGGCCATACTCGATGCCGATAAAGAGGGCTTTCTCCGAAGTGAAACCTCGCTGATTCAAACAATCGGCCGTGCTGCCCGTAACGTATCGGGCCAAGTGATCATGTATGCCGACAACATCACCGGCTCCATGGAGCGCGCCATCGCGGAGACGAACCGCCGTCGCCAAAAACAGCTTGCCTACAATGAAGCTCACGGTATCACTCCGCAAACGGTAAAAAAGGCCGTCCGTGAGCTGATTGCAGCCGAGCGGTTGGCTGAAGAGAAAGCGGAGTACTCGCATCAAAATGCCCTGAGCCGCCTTCAAAAGGATGCCGACACCATGAGCCTGGAAGAGGTTGAAACGGTGATTGCGCAGCTCGAGAAAGAGATGAAGGAGGCTGCACGCGCTCTTAATTTTGAGTATGCCGCCGAGCTTCGTGACGAGATCGCCGCGCTGAAAAAGCTGCTGCCCGCTCAAAAACTTACCCACGACACGCCCCGAAACGAGCGAACGCATCCTATTTCCTACCCTCAAAACGGCCGACGCCGCACCCGGTAGACGTCATAAAAGTGGGAGAACCCGTCTATGCGGCAAAGTTTACTGCGAAGAACGCTTTATACTTCTCTACTGATAGGCTGTACTCTCGCGGCGAAAGCGCCGCAAAACTCAAATACCGGCCCCATCGTGGATCGCTATGGCCAATATCTCCTCACCGATTGGCCGGATAAGGTCCGCTCAGATGCCGACCTGCAGGCCGCCCTTCAAAAAGAGCAGCAGCTTATGCGTACCCGCTGGCTTGCTCCGTCCCATCGAGATCCCTTCGGCGGCGAAACCGACCTTGGTTGGCATGATAAAGCGACAGGCTTCTATAGGGTCGAACGACATAACGGTAAATGGTGGCTTATTACCCCTCAGGGAAACCCCTGCTTCTACACAGGCGTCTGCAATGTGCCCGCCCTCTTTAACGGCACGCCCATCACCGGCCGAGAGAGCCTTTTTGAATGGCTTCCCCCAAAAACAGGCACCTTTGCCAGCGCATGGGGAAAATCTATTTGGGATGCAACCGATCCAACCGACTACTTCTCCTTCGATACTGCCAACCTGGTTCGTAAGTTTGGACCCGATTGGCGTTCCAAAGGTTACCAAGAGGCTCTAGAGCGATTAAAGCGTTGGGGGTTCTGCGGAATCGGCAAGTGGTCAGAGATTCTTCCTAATATTCCCTCTTGCCCGGTGCTTCATTACCAAGCACCCACTCTCGGACGCCATCCCGACATCTTCGATCCTACCGTGCAAGCCCAAATCCGTCAGTCGCTTCAACAACAGATCGGGCCTCATCGCAACGACCCCTACATTCTCGGATGGTCTATCAACAACGAATATCAAGAGATCATCACAAACCAAGAGATACAGGAGATACTTGCTAAAGGGGCAGATGTCCCAGCCAAACGCGCTTTCGTGGACGAGGCTCTTAAAACCCGTTACCATGATAACGTCGCCGCCATGGCCACCGCATGGAAAGTGAGTCCGCCGAACCTCCAAACGCTCTATCAGATGACACCTCATCCACCGGCTGATGACCTCGAAATGCTTCGGCAGTTCTTCGCCAAAAGCTACTATGCCTTTCTCTATAACACGGTGAAACAGATAGACCCTCATCACCTCTATTTCGGTTTCTGGATCGTGCCGGGTTGGTGGCAGAACAAAAGCGATTGGAGCCTTATTGCCCCCTACTGCGACGTCATCGGCTACGACCGCTATGGCTACACCTTTGAAGACGATCTCCTCCAGCATCTTCTGGCATCCACTCATAAGCCTGTTCTCGATGGAGAGTTCTGCTTCCCACCCTACTACAAAGGGCAAAGAGGCTTCTCCAAATGGTTCACCTCTGTGGACAACGACGCGGACGAAGCTCCTCTCTACACAAAATGGGCGCGCGATGCCGCCTCCAATCCCTATTGCGTAGGCTTTTTCTGGTTTATGTATCGCGACGAACCGATTACCGGCAAAGGCCCCGGCCACGGCCCTGAAAAGGTCTATGGAGAGAACTACGCGTTCGGCATCGTAGATGTTACCGACCGCCCTCGATGGGATTTAGCGACAGCCATGCACGACGCGAACGTAGAGCTGAATAAAATGCATGCCGCTGCCAAAACCTCCGTCGCCGCCCAATAGTTTCCAAGCCGCTTGATAGACCGTTCCCAAGTCGCGTATAATAGACACTATGAGCGCAGAGAACAACAGTACCAGCCAGTACGATTTTCGAGCCATCGAGCGTAAGTGGCAGCAGCGCTGGGAAGAGGCCCAGCTTTTCCGTGTTGAGATTCGTCATGACCGCCCTAAGTTTTATGGTCTCGATATGTTTCCTTACCCGTCGGGAGCTGGCCTGAGCGTCGGGCATTGCCGCAACTACATTCCTTTGGATGTTGCTTGCCGCCTAAAAGTGCTACAGGGATACAACGTGTTACATCCTATGGGTTGGGATGCTTTTGGACAACCCGCCGAGAACGAAGCCATTAAACGCGGCCGCAATCCAAAAGAGATGGTGCTTGAATATGCGGCTAACTACCGGCGCCAATTAAAACTCGTTGGCATCTCCTACGACTGGAGCCGAGAGATCAACTCCAGCAGTCCAGAATACTACCGCTGGACGCAGTGGATTTTTCTGCAGCTCTATAAAAACAACTTGGCTTACCGGGCCAACGCGCCCGTCAACTGGTGCCCACAGTGCAAAACGGTGCTGGCCAATGAAGAGGTTGTAAACGGCCGCTGCTGGCGCTGCGGCAGCCTGGTGGAAAAACGCCAGGTGCCTCAGTGGTTCTTTCGCATCACCGCCTATGCCGAAAAGCTGCTAGAGGGGCTTCAACGTGTAAACTGGCCAGAAGGAGTAAAAGCGCTGCAGGCCAACTGGATCGGGCGCAGTGAAGGAGCCGAGATCGTCTTCCCTGTGGATGGGCATACGGAAACCATTGCCGTTTTCACAACACGCCCCGATACGCTATGGGGCGCAACCTTCATGGTGTTGGCACCGGAACATCCCCTTGTCGATAAGCTTACGACACCTGAATATCGCGCCCAGGTAGAAGCCTATAAAGAACGCGCACAGCGCACCTCCGACATTGACCGACAAAACGTTGAGCGGGCGAAAACTGGGGTCTTCATTGGGTCTTACTGTATCAATCCCGTCACTGGGGAACGAATTCCTATCTACATTGCTGACTACGTGCTCATGGGCTACGGAACAGGGGCTATCATGGCCGTTCCCGCCCACGATCAACGAGACTTCGAATTTGCGAAACGTTACGGCCTACCCATTCGCCTTGTCTACCAAATAAGCCCAGAACAGACGGCCGAATCTCTCACCGAAGCCGTGCCCGAGGGCGGTACCATGGTGAATACAGGGCTGTTCGACGGCCTACCCAATAACAAAGAGACTATCTCACGTGTCATCTCCTATCTCGAAGAGAAAGGCATTGGCCGTGGCGTGGTAACCTATCGGCTTCGCGACTGGCTGATCTCACGTCAACGCTACTGGGGCGCTCCTATCCCCATCATCCACTGTCCCACTTGCGGGGAGGTGCCCGTGCCCGAGGACCAGCTTCCCGTGTTGTTGCCCCCGGTGGAGCGCTACGAGCCGACTGGCACCGGTGAATCGCCGCTGGCGGGCATACCGGAATTTGTCCATACCACCTGCCCGCGCTGTAACGGGCCTGCTCGCCGCGAAACCGATACCATGGGCGGCTCCGCCTGCTCTTCCTGGTACTATCTGCGCTTTGCTGACCCCCATAACAATAGAGAGGCCTTTAGTCAAGAAGCCGTGCGCTACTGGCTGCCCGTTGATCTCTACGCCGGCGGTGCAGAACACGCCGTGGGCCACCTCCTCTACGCCCGTTTCTGGACGAAAGCGCTCCACGATATGGGCTACCTGCACTTCGATGAGCCGTTCCTTACCTATCGTAACCAAGGAGCCGTACTGGCTTACACTCCTGGGCGAGAGGTGGGAAAGGAGGAAAACGGCGAGGAAGAAGAGCTCGGCGCCGATGAACCGATTGAGAACTGGAAGGTTCTCAAGCCAGAAGAGCGAGAGACGATTCCGCCCGAAAAGTGGGTCTGGCGCTGGGTGCGTATGAGCAAGAGCAAGGGAAATGTGGTCACTCCCGACGAGATGGCGGAACGCTATGGGAGCGATAGCTTGCGTCTTTTCCTGCTTTTTGTGGCCCCCTATGAGGAGAACGTACAGTGGTCTGATAAGGGTATGGAGGGCGCCCATCGATTTGTCAATCGCATTTGGCGCATTTGGCACGAACTCCGTCCCCACTATCGTGCCGACTGGCGTGAACATATGCCGCCACTCAGCGAGTTGTCTCCCACCGATCGCGCTCTGCGCCGAAAACTGCACCAGACGATTCGAAAGGTCGAAACCGATATCGAGCACTTTCGTTTTAACACGGCAGTGGCGGCTCTCATGGAGTACACCAATGAGCTTTCCGCCTACCGTAATGCGGTAGCTAACCGAGAGCCAACACCGGTGCAGGCCTGTCTTATATCGGAGGCCCTAGAGACCCTGCCGATCCTCTTTTCTCCCATCACCCCTCACTTGGCCGATGAGTGGTGGGAACGCTTGGGTAAAGAGGGGTTCACCTTCAACCAGTGCTGGCCTAAATACGACCCGGAAGTCGCCAAAGAAGAGGAGATCACCGTGGTGGTGCAGATCAACGGAAAGATTCGTGACAAGCTACAGGTTTCTCCAGAAACCCCTTCCGACGAGCTAGAGCGCCTTGCTCTTGCCTCTGGCCGCGTGCAGACCGAACTACAGGGACGCGTTCCTCAGAAAATCATCGTGGTACCGCAAAAGCTCGTCAACATCGTGGTAAGCAAATAGAGACTAGGAGATAGGCCCTCTTAGGAAACTTTCTGCACCATGATGCTGCCTTCGAGAACCTCAAAGCCATCCAAAGAGCCGTAGTTGGCCAGCACCCAAGCGCGCAGCTCCTTCATCACGGAATCGTGAACCTCATCAGGAACGCGCCATAGGCGTGACCAAACGCGCTTCTGCAGGAAGTCAACGGTCTGTGCAATGGGGGCTTGCCACTGCCAATGCAAATGTTGGGTGTCTAGAATCTCAACGGTTCTTCCCTGCTTTTGCAACCACTGTGCAACTTCGCTTGAATGGGCTCCTTGATGTTTGGGAATCTCAAAGCGCCCTCTAAGCAGCTCATGGTAGTGATGGTGGATAGGCGAACGCCCTCCTTGTCTCCAAACAAGAAGCAAAACCCCGTTGGGCTTGAGCACGCGAAACGCCTCGCGAAGCGCTTGCTGCCAGTTTGGAATGAGATGCAGAATATGGGCCATGAGGACGACATCGAAGGCCTGATGGACTAGCCCAAGGGAGGTGAGATCGGAACGCAGAAGGCGGATAGGCAGGGAGGTAGATGCCATTTTAGAGCGCAGCTTGGCCAGCATCCGTTCGGAAATGTCTACCCCTACAACCTGCACCCCATGCAAGGCCAAAGGTAGCGCAAAGTGGCCCGTGCCCGATGCTGCATCGAGCACGAGGCTATGCATATCGAGAGAGGCGGCTTGGCAAAGGAAAGCGGCAATACGTTGGGCGGCGTCCTCAGGCAGGTAGCGACTGGCATCGTAGTCGTCGGCAACACGATCAAAGTTAATCGGCATAGGATCCCCAGATAAAACTCTTACCTAACACCAAGCCGCCAAACGAACAGCAATGCCCAGGAGAGGAGTCGAACCTCCAAGCCCTTTCGGGCACTGGTACCTGAAACCAGCGTGTTTACCATTTCACCACCTGGGCATAGAAAGAGCAAGACAGGTACAACCGCAGACAGTTTTAGTATAACCAGATAGGGTAAAATTTGTCAAGTGAAATATCGGTGGTTGGGAGGGCAAAGTCCGCTTGATTCTCACTGTAACGCTCAATCCCTGTGTGGATAAAACCTATTTGATAGAGGACTTTGCCGTCCACAAATTGAACCGGCCATCGCAAGCGCTTACGGTTGCTGGCGGCAAAGGCCTGAATGTTGCCAGAGTCTATACGCGTTTAGGGGGTCAGGCGCTTGCAACCGGTCTGCTAGGCGGATACAATGGGCATATCGTTCAAACAGCCCTTGCGGGTGAAGGCATCGCTCACGATTTCGTAGAGATCAGTAAGGAGACCCGACTCTGCATCAAAGT of Chthonomonas calidirosea T49 contains these proteins:
- the leuS gene encoding leucine--tRNA ligase; the encoded protein is MSAENNSTSQYDFRAIERKWQQRWEEAQLFRVEIRHDRPKFYGLDMFPYPSGAGLSVGHCRNYIPLDVACRLKVLQGYNVLHPMGWDAFGQPAENEAIKRGRNPKEMVLEYAANYRRQLKLVGISYDWSREINSSSPEYYRWTQWIFLQLYKNNLAYRANAPVNWCPQCKTVLANEEVVNGRCWRCGSLVEKRQVPQWFFRITAYAEKLLEGLQRVNWPEGVKALQANWIGRSEGAEIVFPVDGHTETIAVFTTRPDTLWGATFMVLAPEHPLVDKLTTPEYRAQVEAYKERAQRTSDIDRQNVERAKTGVFIGSYCINPVTGERIPIYIADYVLMGYGTGAIMAVPAHDQRDFEFAKRYGLPIRLVYQISPEQTAESLTEAVPEGGTMVNTGLFDGLPNNKETISRVISYLEEKGIGRGVVTYRLRDWLISRQRYWGAPIPIIHCPTCGEVPVPEDQLPVLLPPVERYEPTGTGESPLAGIPEFVHTTCPRCNGPARRETDTMGGSACSSWYYLRFADPHNNREAFSQEAVRYWLPVDLYAGGAEHAVGHLLYARFWTKALHDMGYLHFDEPFLTYRNQGAVLAYTPGREVGKEENGEEEELGADEPIENWKVLKPEERETIPPEKWVWRWVRMSKSKGNVVTPDEMAERYGSDSLRLFLLFVAPYEENVQWSDKGMEGAHRFVNRIWRIWHELRPHYRADWREHMPPLSELSPTDRALRRKLHQTIRKVETDIEHFRFNTAVAALMEYTNELSAYRNAVANREPTPVQACLISEALETLPILFSPITPHLADEWWERLGKEGFTFNQCWPKYDPEVAKEEEITVVVQINGKIRDKLQVSPETPSDELERLALASGRVQTELQGRVPQKIIVVPQKLVNIVVSK
- a CDS encoding class I SAM-dependent methyltransferase; the encoded protein is MPINFDRVADDYDASRYLPEDAAQRIAAFLCQAASLDMHSLVLDAASGTGHFALPLALHGVQVVGVDISERMLAKLRSKMASTSLPIRLLRSDLTSLGLVHQAFDVVLMAHILHLIPNWQQALREAFRVLKPNGVLLLVWRQGGRSPIHHHYHELLRGRFEIPKHQGAHSSEVAQWLQKQGRTVEILDTQHLHWQWQAPIAQTVDFLQKRVWSRLWRVPDEVHDSVMKELRAWVLANYGSLDGFEVLEGSIMVQKVS